One genomic window of Prochlorococcus marinus str. NATL2A includes the following:
- the uvrA gene encoding excinuclease ABC subunit UvrA — protein MGSPKPNSKKNALNNGSSSEDVITIRGARQHNLKNVDLSIPRNQLVVFTGVSGSGKSSLAFDTIFAEGQRRYVESLSAYARQFLGQVDKPDVDSIEGLSPAISIDQKSTSHNPRSTVGTVTEIQDYFRLLFGRAGEPHCPECSRPIKPQSIDEMVDQIKTLPEGSRYQLLAPVVRGKKGTHSKLLSGLAAEGFVRVRINKEVRELADNIELDKNQVHSIEVVVDRLIAREGIEERLTDSLSTTLKRGDGLAIVEVVPKKNEELPKGIEKERLFSENFACPVHGAVIEELSPRLFSFNSPYGACPDCHGLGHLKKFTCERVVPDPSLPVYAAVAPWSDKDNSYYFSLLFSVGEAFGFEIKTPWKDLKEEQKNILLNGSKEPILIKVDSRYKQDSGFKRPFEGILPILERQLQDANGEAVRQKLEKYLELVPCASCHGKRLRPEALAVKLGPFAITDLTSSSVSTTLENVEELMGLETTNNSKQLLSNKQKKIGELVLKEIRLRLQFLLDVGLDYLTLDRPAMTLSGGEAQRIRLATQIGAGLTGVLYVLDEPSIGLHQRDNDRLLSTLKKLRDLGNTLVVVEHDEDTIRSADHLVDIGPGAGVHGGEIIAQGSLDNLLTAKKSLTGAYLSGRSSIPTPTSRRDSVQRKLRLIDCNKNNLKNVSVDFPLGRLVAVTGVSGSGKSTLINELLHPALNHSLGLKVPFPKGLKELKGIKSIDKVIVIDQSPIGRTPRSNTATYTGAFDPIRQLFATSVEAKARGYQAGQFSFNVKGGRCEACRGQGVNVIEMNFLPDVYVQCDVCKGARFNRETLQVKYKNYSISDVLEMTVEQAVDVFSAIPQAADRLRTLLDVGLGYIKLGQPAPTLSGGEAQRVKLATELSRRATGKTLYLIDEPTTGLSFYDVHKLMDVIQRLVDKGNSIIVIEHNLDVIRCSDWIIDMGPEGGNRGGEIIAMGTPEEVATNKNSHTGDYLKKVLEMHSSR, from the coding sequence GTTGATTCAATTGAAGGTTTATCACCAGCAATTTCAATTGATCAAAAATCAACAAGTCATAATCCGCGTTCAACAGTTGGAACAGTTACGGAGATACAAGATTATTTTCGTTTGCTTTTTGGAAGAGCCGGGGAACCTCATTGCCCTGAGTGCTCTAGGCCAATTAAGCCCCAAAGTATAGATGAGATGGTTGATCAAATTAAGACTCTTCCCGAAGGATCTAGATATCAATTACTTGCACCAGTCGTCAGAGGTAAAAAGGGAACACACTCAAAATTATTATCTGGACTTGCTGCAGAAGGGTTTGTTCGAGTAAGAATTAATAAAGAAGTGAGAGAGTTGGCAGATAATATTGAATTAGATAAAAATCAAGTTCATTCTATTGAAGTAGTGGTTGATAGATTGATTGCGAGAGAGGGTATCGAAGAGAGATTAACTGATTCATTAAGCACTACTTTGAAAAGGGGAGATGGTTTAGCAATCGTTGAAGTAGTCCCTAAAAAGAACGAAGAACTTCCTAAAGGTATTGAAAAAGAAAGATTATTTTCTGAGAATTTCGCTTGTCCAGTTCATGGGGCGGTAATTGAGGAATTATCTCCAAGATTATTTTCATTTAACAGCCCATATGGAGCTTGTCCTGATTGTCATGGTTTAGGTCATTTGAAAAAATTTACTTGTGAGAGGGTTGTACCTGACCCATCTTTACCGGTTTATGCTGCTGTTGCACCCTGGAGTGATAAAGATAATTCATATTATTTTTCATTATTATTTTCAGTTGGCGAGGCATTTGGTTTTGAAATAAAAACTCCTTGGAAAGATTTAAAAGAGGAGCAAAAAAATATTTTGTTAAATGGTAGTAAGGAACCTATTTTAATAAAAGTAGATAGTAGATATAAGCAAGATTCGGGATTTAAAAGACCTTTTGAAGGTATTTTACCTATTTTAGAAAGACAATTACAGGATGCGAACGGAGAAGCTGTTCGCCAAAAGTTAGAGAAATACCTTGAACTAGTTCCATGTGCAAGCTGTCATGGTAAGAGGTTACGTCCGGAAGCACTTGCTGTAAAGCTTGGGCCTTTTGCCATAACTGATCTCACTTCATCAAGTGTTTCTACCACTCTTGAGAATGTTGAAGAATTAATGGGTTTAGAAACAACTAATAATTCAAAGCAATTACTTTCTAATAAACAAAAGAAGATTGGGGAATTAGTCCTCAAAGAAATTCGATTACGGCTTCAATTTCTGTTAGATGTTGGACTTGATTATTTAACTTTAGATAGGCCCGCAATGACTTTATCTGGGGGGGAAGCTCAAAGAATACGCCTTGCTACGCAAATAGGTGCTGGTTTAACAGGAGTTCTTTATGTGTTAGATGAACCTAGTATTGGACTACATCAAAGAGATAATGATCGATTATTGTCTACATTAAAAAAGCTACGTGATCTAGGTAATACTTTGGTGGTTGTAGAACATGATGAAGACACGATAAGATCAGCTGATCATTTGGTAGACATTGGACCTGGTGCAGGTGTGCATGGAGGTGAAATTATAGCTCAAGGATCTTTGGATAATTTGTTGACAGCAAAAAAATCATTGACGGGTGCTTATCTTAGCGGGCGCTCATCTATTCCTACTCCTACTAGCAGGAGAGATTCAGTACAAAGAAAATTACGTTTGATTGATTGTAATAAAAATAATTTAAAAAATGTTTCAGTTGATTTTCCATTAGGCAGATTAGTTGCTGTTACTGGAGTAAGTGGAAGTGGTAAAAGTACTCTGATAAATGAATTACTTCATCCTGCTTTAAATCACTCTCTAGGCTTGAAAGTTCCTTTTCCAAAAGGATTAAAAGAACTGAAAGGTATTAAATCTATTGATAAAGTTATTGTTATTGATCAATCTCCAATTGGTAGAACCCCAAGATCTAATACTGCTACTTATACAGGTGCATTTGATCCTATACGCCAACTTTTTGCAACCTCTGTTGAAGCAAAAGCCAGAGGATATCAAGCAGGTCAATTTAGTTTTAACGTTAAAGGTGGAAGATGCGAAGCATGTCGTGGTCAAGGTGTAAATGTAATTGAGATGAATTTTCTTCCTGATGTGTATGTTCAATGTGATGTATGTAAAGGAGCTCGATTTAATCGCGAGACATTACAAGTCAAATATAAAAACTATTCTATTTCCGATGTCTTAGAAATGACTGTCGAGCAAGCAGTTGATGTTTTTTCTGCTATACCTCAAGCTGCAGATCGATTAAGGACGCTTTTAGATGTTGGGCTTGGATATATTAAACTTGGTCAACCTGCTCCAACACTATCTGGAGGAGAAGCTCAAAGAGTAAAACTTGCCACTGAGCTATCTAGAAGAGCTACTGGTAAAACTCTTTATTTAATCGATGAGCCTACAACTGGGTTAAGTTTTTATGACGTTCATAAATTAATGGATGTTATTCAGAGATTGGTAGACAAAGGGAACTCAATTATTGTTATCGAGCATAATTTAGATGTTATTAGGTGTTCAGATTGGATTATTGATATGGGCCCTGAAGGAGGTAATAGAGGAGGAGAGATTATTGCTATGGGAACTCCTGAAGAAGTGGCAACAAATAAAAATAGTCATACAGGTGATTATTTAAAAAAAGTTTTAGAAATGCACTCTTCTAGATAG